The following are from one region of the Penaeus vannamei isolate JL-2024 chromosome 28, ASM4276789v1, whole genome shotgun sequence genome:
- the LOC138867026 gene encoding serine protease 33-like, with protein MPGMHYLTSSLSARNRTERSSSIKLLLELDMERKLLSVRTAAVAMLFAVAGASVISEFQGFKPYPKMAPPPLPRQYGQSQPCVGQSVPAGDVTLPPGGEVCISSPNFPYNYPSNALLIWDVKASSPSSQIRISCVVDIAEEGNCYSDALWISDSSKEYYFCGDNHPISAMETFSENVFIIFTSDGEGERSGFSCTVTDTAPAPSEAYDCKCGVPNRRSRIVGGEETEVNEYPWLVGVSEKGKPDTPFCGGSIYNDEWVITAAHCIDDGSALQTEVLLNMWSWRYGPTAIYRRDVDDYVIHPEYDRTTTIDNDVALLHLSRPISLSAVDGIKPVCLPPPGADFTGRNATATGWGALHSDGEQPEAAREVSFPVRARDECEEAYGSYFTEHMICAGVAEGGKDSCQGDSGGPLTVQEADGRHTLAGIVSWGRGCAEPGFFGVYVEAQGEGGSSQARATLLRRPLASG; from the exons ATGCCAGGGATGCACTATCTCACCTCCAGCCTCAGTGCAAGGAACAGGACCGAGAGATCTTCATCAATTAAGCTTCTTTTAGAACTCGACATGGAGAGAAAGCTTTTGAGTGTCCGAACTGCGGCCGTCGCCATGTTGTTTGCCGTGGCTGGAGCTTCTGTCATCTCTGAGTTTCAG ggGTTCAAACCATATCCGAAGATGGCGCCGCCTCCGCTTCCTCGTCAGTATGGACAGTCTC AACCATGCGTAGGTCAATCCGTCCCGGCCGGTGACGTCACACTGCCACCGGGGGGAGAAGTGTGCATTTCTTCCCCGAATTTCCCTTATAATTACCCTAGCAACGCGCTCCTTATTTGGGATGTGAAG gcatcctccccatcctcgcaAATCAGGATCAGCTGTGTCGTGGACATCGCGGAGGAAGGCAACTGCTACAGTGACGCGCTGTGGATCTCCGACTCTTCCAAGGAATACTA TTTCTGCGGCGACAACCATCCCATCAGCGCGATGGAAACGTTTTCTGAGAACGTTTTTATCATCTTCACAagcgacggagaaggagagagatcagGATTTTCGTGCACCGTCACCGATACAGCTC CTGCGCCGTCCGAAGCATATGACTGCA aATGCGGCGTCCCCAACCGGAGGAGCAGGATCGTGGGCGGCGAGGAGACGGAAGTGAACGAGTACCCTTGGCTTGTGGGCGTGTCTGAGAAGGGGAAGCCCGACACGCCCTTCTGTGGGGGTTCCATCTACAACGACGAATGGGTCATCACGGCCGCCCACTGCATCGACGA CGGTTCCGCACTTCAAACTGAGGTCCTGCTCAACATGTGGTCGTGGCGATATGGTCCGACCGCCATCTATCGTCGAGATGTGGACGACTATGTCATCCATCCTGAGTACGATCGTACGACGACG ATTGACAACGACGtcgccctccttcacctctcgaGGCCCATCAGCCTGAGCGCCGTCGACGGGATCAAGCCGGTGTGTCTGCCGCCTCCTGGAGCCGACTTCACCGGCAGGAACGCCACGGCCACGGGATGGGGGGCCCTCCACTCCG ACGGCGAGCAGCCGGAGGCGGCCCGGGAGGTCTCGTTCCCGGTCCGGGCGCGGGACGAGTGCGAGGAAGCCTACGGGAGCTACTTCACCGAGCACATGATCTGCGCGGGCGTGGCCGAGGGCGGGAAGGACTCGTGCCAG GGGGACAGCGGCGGCCCTCTGACGGTGCAGGAAGCTGACGGGCGCCACACCCTCGCGGGAATAGTGAGCTGGGGCCGTGGGTGTGCGGAGCCTGGCTTCTTCGGCGTCTACGTTGAGGCACAAGGCGAGGGCGGGTCGAGCCAGGCCAGGGCGACCCTCCTCAGGCGTCCTCTGGCTTCGGGATGA
- the LOC113829001 gene encoding trypsin-1, producing MKVRALCLVLAVGVCLAPAEASAIPKAVPKTNETFPFDPRHLEKYQACPNGVIPQGPVTIGPGETVCVASKNFPNNYPSNTFQEWRIKGSSDDLTLTVSCDVVDIQSSWWCLRDWLIIADSCRARSYCGNRRPNDDLVTCSNQVTFLFFADFWGQRQGFHCSVTASGDPETTTPGVDTSDSSDAPGTSGKDCQCGVPNRSTRIVGGEETEVNEYPWLVGLANAQSSSDKPFCGASVYNDEWIITAAHCATFPSFSYKVLLNMWDWNNGPTAIVRRSVESIVVHPNYSSSTLDNDIALMKLSEKVDFGTGIKPVCLPSPSADFTGQSATAVGWGTSSFGGSQLEIANEITVPIRTQAECKAVYSNHITGNMFCAGLAAGGKDSCQGDSGGPLTLEAADGSHSLAGVVSWGSGCADPGVYGVYTDVRNYIGWIQETANTGNNCQK from the exons ATGAAGGTTCGAGCGCTGTGTCTCGTGCTTGCGGTCGGCGTTTGTCTCGCTCCTGCCGAGGCTTCTGCGATACCGAAG GCAGTACCTAAGACCAACGAGACATTCCCCTTCGACCCTCGACACCTGGAAAAATATC AGGCGTGTCCTAACGGCGTCATCCCCCAGGGTCCGGTCACCATAGGCCCGGGAGAGACCGTGTGCGTCGCCTCCAAGAATTTCCCCAACAACTACCCGAGTAATACGTTCCAGGAGTGGAGGATCAAG GGATCTTCGGACGACCTCACCCTGACGGTCAGCTGCGACGTGGTGGACATCCAGAGCAGCTGGTGGTGCTTGCGGGACTGGCTGATCATCGCTGACTCCTGCAGGGCCAGAAG CTACTGCGGGAATCGGCGACCCAACGATGACCTCGTGACCTGCTCGAACCAAGtgaccttcctcttcttcgccgaCTTCTGGGGTCAGCGCCAGGGCTTCCACTGCTCAGTCACCGCCTCGGGAG ATCCAGAAACAACCACTCCTGGAGTCGACACATCGGACTCATCTGACGCTCCGGGTACAAGCGGCAAAGACTGTC AGTGCGGCGTCCCCAACCGAAGCACCAGGATCGTGGGCGGCGAGGAGACGGAAGTGAACGAGTACCCTTGGCTTGTCGGGTTAGCTAATGCCCAGAGTAGCTCCGACAAACCCTTCTGCGGCGCCTCCGTCTACAATGACGAGTGGATCATCACGGCTGCTCACTGCGCCACATT CCCCTCCTTCAGCTACAAGGTCCTCCTCAACATGTGGGATTGGAACAACGGCCCCACAGCCATCGTCAGGAGATCCGTTGAGAGCATCGTCGTCCACCCAAACTACTCCAGCAGCACC ctCGACAATGACATCGCTCTCATGAAGCTGTCTGAGAAAGTGGATTTCGGGACCGGAATAAAGCCCGTTTGTCTGCCTTCTCCCTCAGCTGATTTCACAGGCCAGAGTGCGACTGCGGTGGGCTGGGGGACCTCGTCTTTCG GTGGCAGTCAGCTCGAGATCGCGAACGAGATCACAGTGCCAATCAGGACGCAGGCAGAGTGCAAGGCAGTGTATTCCAATCATATTACTGGCAATATGTTCTGTGCCGGACTGGCTGCAGGCGGGAAAGATtcctgccag ggTGACAGCGGCGGTCCCCTGACGCTGGAGGCCGCTGACGGAAGCCACTCGCTCGCCGGCGTCGTCAGCTGGGGAAGCGGGTGCGCTGACCCCGGGGTATACGGAGTTTACACCGATGTCAGGA ATTACATCGGGTGGATCCAAGAAACGGCAAACACTGGAAATAACTGTCAGAAGTAA